In Actinomycetes bacterium, the DNA window CCAAGGTCGCCGCCGGCAGGATCGGCGACAAACTGACCCTCGACGACGGATCCAGTGACACCCAGCTTGAGGTCACCGTCACCCGGCTGAAGTTCTCCACCGGGGACCAGGTCGACCAACCCCTGCACGGCCTCTACATGGGCGCCTTCGTGGAGGTGCGCGCACTCGCCGACGACCAGCTCACGCCCTGGGGCGACCTCTACGCGCTGGTGGGCGGCCACCTCTACGACGGGGACGCAGGCACCGGCCTGGCCACGTTCGACCCGACCCTGGACCTTGTGATGCTCAACGCGGGCGAGCGAGCATCCGGCTGGCTCGTGTTCGACGTCCCCGCCCGGCACGGCCAGCTCGTGCTGCGCGACAGCATCGACGAGCACACGCTCGGAGCCTGGACGTACTGATGGAGGTCATGCTCTACCTTCAGCGTCGACGGCCGTGACCGTTGGCAGGTCAGCCAGCCAGGAGGACACCTGCTCATCAAACCTTGGTGTCCAGGCTAGCAACGGGTCATCGGCCCAGCTCTCGCCACTTGGAGTGCCGGCCCGGTCTCGCACGTAGCGAAGCGGGGCGGGTCGACCCTGGCGGGTCGACGAAGAGCATTGCTTTGACACTGGCGTCGACCTGCGACTCTGAGGAGGACTCGAAGCCACGTGGAGCGGGGCGCCGGCGGCCGCGCCGGCTACACGGCTCGGCGGTAGCGCCAGACGGCGATCGGGGCGAATACGAGCAGGATGCCGACGCCCCAGGCGAGGGACTGCAGCACGTAGGAGGTGGTCGACACGCCGAGCACGTCACCGCCGAGCACCAGCGCCCGGACGGCGGAGGCGGTGACCGAGACCGGCTGGTGCTCGGCGAACGGCTGCAGCCAGCCGGGCATGGAGCTGACCGGGACGAACGCCGAGGAGGCGAATACCAGCGGCGCCATTACGGGAAAGGCGGCGGCCTGGGCCGTCTCGGGGTCGCCGACCGCCAGCCCGACGGTGGCGAAGACCCACGACAGCACGTAGCCGAACCAGAGCACCAGCAGCATGCCGACCAGGAACGCCGTCGCGCTGGTGTGCACGCGGAACCCGACGGCGAAGCCCACCGCGGCCATGAGCGCCGCGACGAAGACGTTGCGGGCGAGATCAGCGACGGTCCGACCGACCAGGACGGCGGACCGGGCCATGGGAAGCGACCGGAACCGCTCGAGCAACCCGCTCTTGAGGTCGGTTGCCAGGCCGACGGCCGTGCCGATGGCGCCGAACACGGTGGTCTGGACGAAGATGCCAGGCATCAGGTAGTCGACGTAGGGAACCCCAGGGAGCGATCTGACCGCACCGCCGAACACGTAGCGGAACAGCAGGACGAAGATCACCGGCTGGATGGTGGAGAACACCAGCAGCTGCGGCACGCGGCGGTAGGCGATCAGGTTCCGGCCGGCGATCGCGAGCGCATCCCGCACGGGGCGGAGCGCCTTGCTGGCGCGACGGACCTCGGCGGTGGCCACGGTGGTGGCTGCTGTGGTCATGCGGCGCTCCCGGAGGGCGGGGCGCCAGCTTGGGCAGCAGCGGCGGCATCCTGGGCACGATGACCGGTGAGGGCAAGGAAGACGTCGTCGAGGCTCGGCTCGCGCACGGTGAGCGTCGCCGGCGTGAGGTCTTGGTCGTCGAGGAACCGGAGCACGTCGATCAGCACGCGCGCGCCGTTGTCGGAGGTCAGGCGCAGGGTCGCGCCGTCCCGCTCGGGATGGATGGCGAGCGTCCTGGCAAGCAGGTCCTCGGCGCGCGCGGCGCGGGTCGCGTCGGCCATCCCCAGCTCGATCACGGTACTGCCCAGCTGGGCCTTGAGCGCGGCCGGGGTGTCATTGGCGATCACCCGTCCGCCGTCGACGACGGCGATACGGTCGGCCAAGCGGTCGGCCTCCTCCAGGTACTGGGTGGTGAGCAGCACCGTGGTGCCCTCGGCGACCAGCTCGCGGAT includes these proteins:
- a CDS encoding ABC transporter permease, whose amino-acid sequence is MTTAATTVATAEVRRASKALRPVRDALAIAGRNLIAYRRVPQLLVFSTIQPVIFVLLFRYVFGGAVRSLPGVPYVDYLMPGIFVQTTVFGAIGTAVGLATDLKSGLLERFRSLPMARSAVLVGRTVADLARNVFVAALMAAVGFAVGFRVHTSATAFLVGMLLVLWFGYVLSWVFATVGLAVGDPETAQAAAFPVMAPLVFASSAFVPVSSMPGWLQPFAEHQPVSVTASAVRALVLGGDVLGVSTTSYVLQSLAWGVGILLVFAPIAVWRYRRAV